In the genome of Synechococcus sp. CB0101, the window GAAAACCAGGGCGGCGATCAACAACACAGCCAACAGTGCAGACAACGCCAGTGCTTTGAGTTCTGCGGGAGCGTAGAGCTTGCAGCTGAAAAAGCCGCTTAGCGTGCGCGCATCTCCATGGGAGGGCCGTGATGCGCAAGACCTTCGTTCTCGATACGAATGTGTTGCTCCACGACCCGCAGGCGCTCACCCGCTTTTGAAGACAACGCGGTGGTGATCCCCATCGAGGTGGTGGAGGAGATCGACCGCTTCAAGCGTGACTCCGAGAAGGGCCGTAATGCCCGCCAGATCTCCCGGCTGCTGGATGCGCTGCGGGAGAAGGGCAACCTGGCCGATGGCGTGCCGATCGACGACGCCAGCGGCGGCACCCTGCAGGTGGTGTTCTGCCGCAGTGAAACCCTGGCTCAGTTGCCGCCTGAACTGAAGGGCGGTAATGGCGATAACAACATCCTGGCGGTGGCGCTCGAGCAGCTCCGCTCCGGCCTGATCAGCGACCAGCCACCGGTGGTGCTGGTCACCAAAGACACCAATCTGCGCATCAAGGCCGATGCGGTGGGCCTCACGGCGCAGGACTACACCACCGACAAGGTCGACATCGCCGACCTCTACCCCGGGGTGTGCGAGCTGATGGCCAGCGCTGCGGCGATGGAGCAGCTCAAAGGGGAGGGGGGGCTGGCGCTTGTTGATCTTCCCTCTGCGCAAGGGGCAGCTCTCCAGGCGAATGAGGGGGTCACCCTCGTGGATCAGGCCCAGCCCAACCACACGCTTTTGGCCCGTTTCGATGCGGGAACTGGTCGCCTGTTGCCGCTGCAGCGCGCCGGCAAAGTGCGGCTCGGCAAGGTGAGCGCCCGCAACCGCGAGCAAACCTTCGCCCTCGACCTACTGCTGGATCCTTCGGTGCAGTTGCTCACACTGGTGGGCAAGGCCGGCACCGGCAAAACTCTTCTGGCCCTGGCGGCCGGATTGCACCAGGTGGCTGATGAGCATCTCTACGAGCGCCTGCTGGTGACACGCCCGGTGATTTCCCTGGGCAAAGAGATCGGCTTCCTGCCCGGAAGCCTTGAGGAAAAGATGGGTCCCTGGATGCAGCCGATCATCGACAACCTCGATTTCCTGCTTGGTGGTGCTGATGCCGATGAGGGCCGCTCACCACGACCCAGCAGCGGCAGCAATCGCCCTGGTACCCAGCGCGGTAACCGCAGCAATTGGACCGACCTCAAGGGCATGGGCCTGCTGGAAGTGGAAGCGATCAGCTACATCCGCGGCCGATCGATTCCGCGGCAGTTCATGGTGGTGGATGAGGCCCAGAACCTCACCCCCCACGAGGTGAAAACGATTGTGACCCGGGTGGGCGAAGGCACCAAGATCGTGTTCACCGGTGACCCCTATCAGATCGACAATCCCTACGTGGATGCCGAGAGCAACGGCCTCACCTGGCTGGTGGAGCGCTTTAAAGGGCAACGCCTTGCCGGCCACGTGACCCTGATGCGCGGCGAGCGGAGCGAATTGGCGGAACTGGCGGCGAACTTGCTCTGACTCAGCAATCCAGGCAGGAGCGGCGTTCGGTGTCACTGATGTCGCCGCGTTCGCGTTGCCATTGGCGCCGCCGTAGCCGCTCATAGGCCTGGCAGAACTCTTCGCCCAGGGCGCTTCGCAGGTCGGTATCGGCGCTGAACGCATCCAGGGCTTCACCCAGATCGGCGGGCAGCCGCTGGCATTGGCCAGGCGTGAGCGGGTTGGCGTAGTTGTCGTTGTCGTGGCGCGGGCCTGGATCGAGCTGGCGCTCAATCCCATCGAGCCCCGCCGCCAGCACCGCTGCTTGCAGCAGGTAGGGGTGGGTGGAGCCATCCGGCAGGCGCAGTTCCAGACGTTGCCCATCGGGGATGCGCACCATGTGGGTGCGGTTGTTGCCGGTGTAGCTGATCCCGCCCGGGCTCCAGGTGGCGCCGGAGGTGGTCGGCGGTGCGGCGAGGCGCCGGTAACTGTTCACCGTGGGGTTGGTGATGGCGCAAAGCGCCGGTGCGTGCTCGATGAGTCCGCCAAGGAAGTGATAGGCCAGCGAGGAGAGGCCCAGCTCACCGTTGGGGTCGTGGAACAGATTGCGCCCGGCCATCGCACTGCCGTTGGCTCCCCACAGGGAGAGGTGGGTGTGGCAGCCGTTGCCGGTAAGGGCGGCGAAGGGTTTGGCCATAAAGCTGGCCCGCAGACCCTGTTGCTCCGCCATCGCCTTCACCATCACCTTGAAGAAGGCATGGCGATCCGCAGTGGTGAGGGCTTCAGCGAAAGTCCAGTTGATCTCGAACTGGCCGTTGGCATCCTCGTGGTCGGCTTGGTAGGGCCCCCAGCCCAGCTGCTCCATCGCGGTGAGCAAGGGCCCGATGAGGCCGAACTGGCGCATCAGCGCCAGCTGGTCGTAACAGGGTTTTTCCTGATGATCGGCGGTGTCGGCGATGGCGGCGCCATCGGGGCTGAGCAGGAAAAATTCCGCCTCAACGCCGCTGCGCAGCTCGTAGCCGAGTGCCGCTGCTCGTTGCTGCTGCCGGCGCAGCAGGCGACGTGGGCACTGCGCCATGGGCTCGCCATTCAGTGTGAGCTCGGCGGCCACCCAGCCCACACCCGGTTGCCAGGGCAGGGGTGTGAGGCTGCTGGGATCGGGAATCGCCATCACATCCCCATCGGCGGGGGAGAGGTCGAGCCAGGCGGCAAAGCCGGCAAAGCCGGCTCCATCGCCCGCCATGGCTGCGGCCGCTGACGCGGGGACCAACTTGGCCCGCTGCATTCCGAACAGATCGGTGAACGACACCAGCAGGAACTGAAGCCCGAGCTCCTGCATCTGTGCGTTCAGGGTTGGGGAAGGAGTGTTCATGCCGGAGTGGGGTTGCGGAATTAGAGGGCGATGGGTTGGGCGAGCAGCTCGGCCACGATGCGCTGCAGCTGCTGTTGCTCGGCAGCACTGCTGTGGGGGTTGCCGGCGCGGTGCCCCAGTTCGGACTGGATCAGATGCCACTGCGCCCCTGGGATCGCAGCGGCGTCTGCCGCGAGATCGTCGGGGGTGAAATAGAGGTCGTGGCTGCCGGCCACCACCGCTGTGCGGGCCTGGATCGCCGCCAGGGTGGCGGGGAGATCACCGCCGGCTGCGACATCGTGCGCGAGCCAGGTGTCGAGCATGGCGATCAGATCGCGCGGATCATGGCGCTGGTAGTGGGGCAACCACTGCTGTTCCACGTGCTGCTCCACCGGCTCCTGCAGGCCGCGGAAAAACGGCTGACTCGCCGCCCAGCTGGCATAGATCAGCGCATAGGTGCGCAGCCCCTGATCCGGTGGATCTGAGAAGCCCGATCCGTTCCAGTTGGCATCGGCGGTGAGAGCCTGGCGCAGGCTGAGGCAGAACAGTCGGTTATGGGGTGAGGTGCGCGTGGTGCCGCAGACGCAGCAGATGCGCTCCACAAGCTCCGGCCGATCCACGGCCCACTGGTAGGCCTGCTGGGCTCCCATCGACCATCCGTAGATCAGGGCGAGCCGTTTCACCCCAAAGGCCTCCATCAGCAGCTGGTGTTGGGCGGCCACGTTGTCGCGATGGCTCACCACCCAGCCCTGCTCGGCTAGACCCATGGCTCCGTGGCTGGGGCTGCTGGAGGCGCCGTTGCCGAACTGGCCCGCAATCACGATGCAGTAGCGATCGGGATCGAGAACGGGGCCAGCCAGCCAGGCCAGATCGTCGGGCCGGGCGCCGTAGGAGGTGGGAACCAGGATCAGGTTGGAGCGATCGGCATTGAGCTCGCCGATCTTCAAGTAGGTGATCTGGGCATCCGGGATGGTCTTGCCGCACTGCAGAGGCCAATGCCCGAGATGGTGCTGCTGCAACTGGGCTGTCATGCAGCCAGTGCCGCAAGGTTGCGTTGCAGGCCGCGATGAACGTTGATGTAGCCCTGATCGAGATGGTGCAAGGCCGGAGCCACATAGCCGTGGGCTTTGGGCAGGGCGTGGAACGGTATGGAGGCGTAGAGGTGGTGTTCGGCATGGAACGGCATGTTCCACATCAGCCAGCGCAGCGGCTGCAGCGTCAGCGTGGTGCGGGTGTTGCGGGTGCCGTCATCGCTGAAGCTGCAGCCGCCGTGCTCGGCCAGCAACACGAAGCGCAGCAAGGGTTGTCCCACCGCCAGGGGGAGCAACCAGGCCCAGAAGAGCAGCCCATTCCCGCTGGGAATCGAGGCCAACAGCAAAAGGCCGTAGAGGCCAAATTGCAGCCGCACCGATCGCGTGACCTGAGCGGCTGCCTCCTCAGGGATATAGGGGCAGCCGCTGAAATCCCCCAGCAAGGCGCGCGTGTGGCCGCGGAGTTTTCCGATCCACCAGGTGAGTCCGCTGAGCTCGAGGAGATAGGCGGCCAGGGTGCTGGGTGCCGGATCCTCCAGTTCCGGATCGAGCCCGGGCTGATGGGTGTAGCGGTGATGCCACTGGTGATAGCGGCGATAGAAATCGGCGTTGTAGAAGCTCAAGACCCCGGCCCACCAGGCCACCGTGTCGTTGAGGCGGCGGCCGGCGAAAGCGGTGCGGTGGCCGCACTCGTGCATGGCGCAAAAGCAGAACGCCAAGCCAGCGCCCAGCAGGACCAGCGCCACCAGCCGCAGGGGGAGCGGCAGGTCGCTCCGCAGCCACAGGCTTGCCGTCACCGCGATGAACGCAGCATGCGCGAGGGTCTGGCGCCAGCCGGGGCCATCCGAGCGTTCGTTGAGTTGGCGCAGAGCGTCGGGTGGAATCAGCGCTGGGCTGAGCGGGTTGGCGGCCATCGATGGATGGAACGGTCGCTCGCACTGTCTGTCAGTGCCCTGACCGCTGACCGTTCAGCCTGAACAACCGGCCGGGCGGCTCAAACCATCCGCTCTGGCCGCACCCACTGGTCGAACTCTTCGCCGCTGATTTCGCCCAGCACCAGTGCGGCTTCCCGCAGGCTGAGGCCGTGCTTGTGGGCGTGTTTGGCAATGCCGCTGGCGCGGTCGTAGCCGATGGCGGGGGTGAGGGCCGTGACCAGCATCAGGCTCTGGTTGAGCAGCCTCTCGATGCGCTGTTCGTTGGCCCGCAGGCCCTCGATGCAGTGCTCACGGAAGCTCGTGCAGGCGCCGGCCAGCAGCTCGATGCTCTCGAGCACGTTGTGGGCAATCAGGGGTTTGAACACGTTGAGTTCAAAGTTGCCCTGGCTGGAAGCCATCTGCACGGCGGTGTTGTTGCCCATCACCTGCACGGCCACCATCGTGAGGCTTTCGCACTGGGTGGGATTCACCTTGCCCGGCATGATCGAGCTGCCGGGTTCGTTTTCCGGCAGTACCAGTTCGCCCAGGCCGCAGCGGGGGCCGCTGCCCAGCCAGCGGATGTCATTGGCGATCTTCATCAAGCTGCCGGCCAGCACCGTGAGCGCGCCATGGGCTGATGCCAATGCTTCGTGGCCGGCCAGGGCCTGGAATTTGTTGGGGGCACTGCTAAAGGCTGTGCCCAGCCGTTCGCTCAGGCGTGCGGCCACCGCCTCGCCAAAGCCCTTCGGGGCATTGAGGCCGGTACCCACCGCGGTGCCGCCGATGGCGAGTTCGCGTACGCGTGGCAAGCTCTGGCGGATCGCCTCCAGCGCCAGTTGCAGCTGCATCACGTAGCCGCTGAATTCCTGGCCCAGGCTCAATGGCACCGCATCCTGCAGATGGGTGCGGCCGATTTTCACCAGGCCGGCGTAGCTGGTGGCCTTGGCCTGGAGCGCGGCGGCGAGCTGCTCCACCGCCGGTAGGAGCTGTTGCTCCAGTTCGAGCACCACGGCCACGTGCATCGCAGCCGGGAAGGTGTCGTTGCTCGACTGGCTGAGATTCACATGATCGTTGGGATGCACCGGGCTCTTGCTGCCGAGCTCGCCGCCCAGGGCCTCCACCGCTCGATTGGCAATCACCTCATTGGCGTTCATGTTGCTCTGGGTACCCGAGCCTGTCTGCCACACCTTCAGCGGGAATTCCGCGTCGAGCTCACCGCCAGCCACCTGCTCCGCTGCCGCCACGATGGCGGCGCAGAGGCCTGGCTCCAGCTTGCCCAGATCACGGTTGGCTTCGGCGCAGGCCGCCTTCAGTTGCCCGAAGGCGTGCACGATCGCCAGCGGCATGCGCTGACCGAAGGGGAAGTTGGTGATCGAGCGCTGGGTCTGGGCACCCCAGTAGTGCTCGGCGGGCACCGCGATGGCGCCCATGCTGTCGGTTTCCTGGCGGGTGCTCATCGGCGGCTGCGAGTTAAGGATCAGCGGGAGGCCACGATTTCGCTATTCAGCTCGTTCACATCGCGGCTGAGGCTCAAGGTCACATCACCCTGGGGTTTGAGCCCGGTGATCTCGCTGAGGGCGGCGTTGATGGCATCGATGCTCACAGGTCCGGTTTCATCGAGAACAGCCTTGCCATCGCTGTTGAAGACCACCACCTGAGGAATCACACCTCTCCAATAGGAGGCCGGATCGGTGGGCCCGTGCGTGTCGCGGTTCTGCAAGGGATCGGTGGACAGCAGGATCAATTCCACGCTGCGGCCCCAGAGCCGCTGCAGTTCGTTGAACACCACGGCGTATTGCTTGCTGGCGGCACTGTCGTCGAGGAAATAGCCCAGCACGATGGGCCGATGGTTGGCCATGGCATCGGCAAGGGTGCTGCGGGGTGGCACCAGAGAGCCGTTGCCGGCGTAGAGGGCGTAGATGTTGCCGTCGTAGCTGTTGGTGTCGCGGGCGGCGTGGGCCGCACCAGGAGCCAGGCCGAGCGCGAGCAGAGCGGAGAGGACCAGGGCTGCCAGGGGTTTCAGCAACCGGGCCAGGAGGCCAGGCATCAAGACGACAAAGAGGCTGCCGCCATTGTGGACTCCGGCCTTGGATTGTTGCTGGGTTGCTTTAGCCCCGCCCCACGCTGCGGCCCATTCCTTGCAGGATGCCGCGGCCCACCAGGCCGATGGCACGGCCGATCACTTGCGTCAGCACCACAACGAACAGATCTCCCACCCGCCGCACGAAGCTCTGAAGCTGCGGAGCAAGGGCATCGCGGGCCTCCAAGCTGAGGGTGATCAATTGCTGGGTCCAGCTCAGCTGGCGCAGCTCGCCGTCGCGAGGTTCGGTGAGCAGTAATGGGGTGATCGCCCCGTTCTGCAAACCAAACAGCAGCCGGCGGCTTTCATAGAGCTGCACGGGCCGTTCGAACAGGTTGTCCCAGCGCTGCTGGGAGTTGAGCTGGTTGCGCAGACGTTCCAGGTTGCGGGTGGCGAGCAAGTCGGGTCGCAGCAGGTAGCGGCGCAGCTCCGGCCAGGCGCTGCAGCAGCTGAGGATTTCAGCGCTGATCAATTCGGCGCTGCGGATCAACCAGTTGCTGATCAGCAGTTCCAGATGCAGAAGGGCCTGGGGCTCATCCGGCGCCAGAAGCCGCCCCTCCACCAGGAGCGGTTGGGCCTGCACCAGGGCCGCCAGCATGGGAAGCGCCAGGGGGAGATCGGGATCAAGGCCCTCCAACTGGCTGGCGCTACTGAGGCTCTCCGCCACCGGCAGCAATCCCCCCTGCTGGGGCAGTTGCACGTATTCACCGGCCATGGCCCGCAGCGACAGACGGCGCAGTTCGGGCTGTTGCTGCAGCCAGCGCTGCTCCAGCTCTTCGCCGCGCAGCTGTTCATGGCGCAGGCGGGTGATCAGCAGATCCAGCTGACTGATCAAGGCCAGCAGTAGATCGCGGCGGTGCTCCTCGGTGAGGCCTTCGAGGGCCAGCAGCTGGCCGCTTTGATTGCTCAGGTCTGCGGTGATAGCGGCGGTGATCCGTTGTTGTATCGCTTGCCATACGCCTTCGGCTGTGCGTTGGCGCAGGGTGATCGCCAGGGTCTGAGGTGGTTCGGGTTGGGAAACCCGTGGGGCCACTGGCTCGGGAAAGGCCATGCTCACGGGGCCCCAGAGCCAGAGCAGCAATCGGCGCGCCGCCGCAAGCTCCCGCAGCCGGCCGAGCAGCAGCAGCCTGCTCACGCCTCCGCCGCACTGCTCCAGCCAGCGCTCACAACGGCACTGTTCCGCCTGGATCTGGCTGAGGCCGCTGCGCAGCAGCCATTGGCCGAAGCCGAGTGCTTCGGGTTCAGGGCTGTTGGCTGCCAGGGGGCGCAGTTCCACGATGCGGCCGCCGCTGAGCAGGGTGGCCACGGCTTGGGGGATCTCGCTCGGCTCCGCCTGCTGCAGCACCCCTTCGGCGCTGAGGCGCAACAGCGCTTCACTGGGGTATGGCGTTTGGCCTGGCAAGAGCAGGAGCACCGGGGCCGGTTGCCAGCGCTCCTGCAGCTGCTGGAGTTCGTAGTGGAGGCTGGCCAGGGGCAGATCGTTGCCACAGCTCCAGATCACCAGCTGCACGCCGCTGATGGGTTCGGCAGGGTTGGTGGCGATGCGGTAGTCGCGATCAAGCAGCCGCACCAGGCCTTCGCGCAGGAGCGGTTCGGCCAGGATCAAAAGCTGGGGTGCGGCCTTGGCCTGAGGCACGTGCGCCAGGTGATGCAATCTGGCGCGCACGTTAACGGCCCTCGGCTGGGTTCTCCAGCTCAGCGGGGCCGGCCGCTCAGATGCAGGGTGTAGGTCTCGATCGAAAAGCCGGTGTGCTCCTCGATTTGACGCAACAGCTCAACCGGAAGTTCCACATCCAGATCCTGGATGGCCCCTGTTTTGAGGCAGGTGAGATGGCTGTGGGGATCGCTTCGATAGCCGTAAAGGCGGCCATTGGCACGATCGAGGCACTCGATCACGCCGGCGCTCTGCAGGGCCTCAAGGTTTTGATACACCGAGGTGTGGCCGATGTTGCGGCCCCGGGCATTGAGCTTCTCGAAAATGTCGCGGGCGCTCAGGTGATCTTTCACATCCCAGAGCAGCTCCAGCACCATGCGGCGCTGCCGCGAGAGGCGCATGCCCAGATCACGGCAGCGCGCAATCGCTCCCTCCAGACCGCTCTGGATCTGCTGTTCAGCTGTAGGAGGAAGGGATGTCGCCCCCAAAACAGGCGTGTGTTGCTTACACCGTTATAGAACCCGTAGACGAAGTGAGTGCGTCTTGTAAGCGTTCCGGGCCAATCGCCTGCAGCGCCTCCGCCAGATCCACGGTGCCGTCGTAGAGGGCGCGGCCCACGATCACCCCTTCCACGCCCAGGGGTGCGATCGACAGCAGCGACAGGATGTCGTCGAGGGTGCCGATGCCGCCGGAGGCGATCACCGGAATCGAGCTGGCTTCCGCCATCGCCCGCAGCGCTTCGAGGTTGGGGCCGGCCAGGGTGCCATCGGTCGCGATGTCGGTGCTGATGATCGCGGCCACGCCGCAGCCTTCGAAGCTTTTGGCCAGATCCGTGGCCTTCACGGTGCTGGTTTCGATCCAGCCGCGGGTGGCCACCAGGCCGTCTTTGGCGTCGATGCCCACCACCACCTTGCCGGGGTGGCGTGCCGCCAGCTCCTTCACCAGCTCGGGCTTCTCGATCGCCACGGTGCCGAGGATCACCCGATCGAGGCCACAGGCCAGCAGCTCTTCAGCCCGCTCAGCGCTGCGCACGCCACCCCCCAGTTGCACCGGAATGGAGAGGGCAGCGGTGATCGCCTTCACCGCCTGATCGTTCACCGGTTGGCCGGTTTTGGCGCCATCGAGATCCACCAGGTGCAGCCGCTGGGCCCCCTGGCGTTGCCAATCGAGGGCCTGGGCTACGGGGTCATCGTTGAAGCGGGTCACCTGGTCGTAGTCGCCCTGGTGCAGGCGCACGCAGTGGCCGTCGAGCAGGTCGATGGCGGGGATGATCTGCATGGATACCGGGCGGCTCAACGATTGCCAGCCAGGCTGCCAGAGGCCCCGATCGCGCAGCTGGCGCAGGGGGATCAGCAGGCGGCAGCTGCGCTCGAGCACCGCCTCCAGCCGGGCGGCACGCTCAGCCCCTTTGCCCTGCTCCCCCAGCAGCTGGAAATGGCGGTAGCCCTGGGTGAGGCCGAGGCTGGCGGGTTGGGCGGTCCAGCGCTGGGTCAGCTTCATGGCAGCTGGGCCGCGAGGCCGTAGGGCTCGTGGTCGGCCGGATCGCTGAGGCCCAGCTCGCTGCGCCACTGGCTCACGGGTTTCTCCCAGCCCTCTTCCCAACGGGCCGCCGCCAGGCAGCTGGCCTGACGGGCGATGGCCTGGCCATGGCTCACGGCCCGGCTGATGGCTTCGAACCTCTCGATCTGGAAGCGGAAACTGGCCAGCTGGCCGGCGCTGGTGAGCAGCACATAGGCCGGGAAGCCGATCTGGGCGGCTGTGACAGCCAACACGCCGTTTTCACCCTGGGGCTCGGTGCCGAAGCCACACACCACGTGGTGGATGTCGTGGGTGGTGGCGATCCGTTGGGTGAGCCACTGGGCCTCGCTGTCGGTGGGCCGCGGGCGGAAGAACTCCGGGTCGTAGCCGAGGCTGGTGATCAGGCGGGCGTAGCGCTCACCGAGGCTGCCGCTGGGTAGTTGGCTGAGCCGCTCGATGTCGGGCTGCAGGGGCGGATAGCGCTGATCCATCAGCTCAGCACCGCCGGGGGTGGCGCGAAAGCGGCGGATGCAATCGGCCATCTGGGGGCTGTCGATGAAGCTGTCCACCAGGTCGGCGATGCTGGCCAGGTCGCCGCCGCTGCGGCCGATGGCGGCCAGCAGTTTGAGGTTGTTGAGCGCCCGCAGCACCTCGTTGAACCGTCCCATGGCCGCCCGCATCGCAGGCCCCCAGTGTGGGCTGGCAAGGCTTTGAATGGCCGCCAGTTTCAACGGTTCGCGCGTGAAGATCCTCGTGATGGGCGGCACCCGCTTTGTGGGTAAGCCCCTGGTGGCTCAGCTGCTGAGCGAGGGTCATGCGCTCACCCTGTTCACACGCGGCAACAAGCCCGTGCCCGCTGGTGTGGAACACCTCTGCGGTGACCGCAGCACCGCCGAAGGCCTGGCCGCCCTGCAGGGCCGCAGCTTCGACGTGATCGTGGATAGCTCGGGCCGCACGCTCGACGACAGCCGCGCCGTGATCGAGCGCACCGGTGCCCCCAGCCACCGCTTTCTGTATGTGAGCTCCGCCGGCGTTTACGCCGACAGCGAGCTCTGGCCCCTCAACGAAGACTCCCCCACCGATCCCCTGAGCCGCCACAGCGGCAAGCTCGACACCGAGGCTTGGCTCACGGCCGAGAAGATCCCCTTCACCAGCTTCCGCCCCACCTACATCGTGGGCGCCGGCAACTACAACCCAGTGGAGAGCTGGTTCTTTGATCGGATCGTGCACGGCCGGCCGGTGCCCCTGCCCGGCGATGGCAGCACGATCACCCAGCTCGGCCATGTGAACGACCTGGCCACGGCCATGGCCCTGAGCCTGGGCGTGGATGCCGCCGCCAACCGCATCTACAACTGCAGCAGCGTGCAGGGCATCACCTTTAAGGGCCTGGTGGCTGCCGCCGCTCGCGCCTGCGGCAAGGACCCCGCCTCGGTGGAGATTCGCAGCTTTGATCCCGCCGGCCTGGATAAGAAGGCCCGCAAGGCCTTCCCCCTGCGCCAAGCCCACTTCCTCACCGATGTGACCCGGGTGCAGCGCGAACTGGCCTGGACACCCACCTACAGCGTGGAGCAGGCCCTGGTGGATAGCTACAGCAACGACTACGCCAAGCAGATGCCCACCAGTCCTGATTTCTCAGGCGATGAGGCCCTGATCGGCTGAGCCTCTTCAGGCCTTGCGCAAATAGCCCCAGGCGGAGCTCAGGGCCAGCAGGAGCGAGGGCCAGAACAGCCCGAACCCCGCCAGGTGCAGTGAAGCCACTGCGCCGGCGGGACCCCAGCCATCGGGCCAGAGCAGGAGCAGCAGCGAGGCGAACTGCAGGATCGTTTTGGCCTTGCCGCTCCAGGAGGCTGGGCCGCCGCTGCCCTGGCCTGCCCGCCAGCCGGAGATCAGCAGCTCCCGGGCCAGCAGCAGCCAGATGGCCCACAGCGGCAGGCTTCCGGCCGCCCCCAGCCAGAGCAGTGGCGCCAGGATCAGGATCTTGTCGGTGAGGGGATCGA includes:
- a CDS encoding CDP-alcohol phosphatidyltransferase family protein, with the protein product MNAAQCRRLADGLTVGRAAIGLPLIVALSLSQPVLAWWLLLLGGLSDAADGWLARRAGGGSVWGARLDPLTDKILILAPLLWLGAAGSLPLWAIWLLLARELLISGWRAGQGSGGPASWSGKAKTILQFASLLLLLWPDGWGPAGAVASLHLAGFGLFWPSLLLALSSAWGYLRKA